TTTGCATATTACCTTAACGGTACAACAACGCAAATCTATAACGCTGATTTTATAGTAGATACAAACTTTATCCCTCCAATACCGATTCTCATTTCCCCTCTAAACCACACAACCTACAACAGCAAACAAGTGCCACTAATCTACACAATAAACTCACAAGTCCTCTGGAGCTACTACTCCCTAGACGCCTCCGAATACTCTTCTAAGCCTTTTGAAAGTGAATGGAAAGGTTTTACGGGCAATATAACGCTGCCAGAACTCTCCGAAGGCACTCACCGCCTAAAAATACAAGTAACAACCAGTTCTCAAGAACTCACTACATACGCTGACTCCCTACAAATAATCTATTTCACGATAAACACCAAATCTGGCAACGGCATTACCCCTCCTAGTCTCCCACCAAACATTACGCCGGCACCTGATAATTCACCAAGCACACCCTCAGCAACACCAACCCAAACCGCAAGCATAAACCCAAAAGAATCCAACTTCAGATTGGACTCGTTCACACAATCAATCATATTTGTCACCATAATGACTGTTGCATCATTACTTATCGTCCTATACTTTAGACTTATCAAAAAAAGCTATTCTCAAACAAAACAAAGCCTGCTCTAGCTCAAAAACAAAAAACAAGCGCTATGGAGTTGAGATACAGAAGTCTTAAATTCCATAACAAGTCAGCTATTGATTGATTGCTGATGCAAAATGCATGAAATCACTGTTCCCTTTGATAAGGCAGTTGAATTGTGCAAGTTGTTTAGAGAAAAGCACAAGGTACGCATGTTTAGTCAATGCTGGGGCTGCCTCAGGTTCTCCAACGGTGATTCAAAGAAGATGTGCTTCTACCAACCGCCGAATAATAGGGGCTGTAAGTTTGTTAACCAACTCTACGACCACGCAGTATGGGAAACAATAGTGCGATAACCAAAAGTTTTACTTGTATTTTTAGTGCTTAATGTCAACAATGCTTTTAACGCCAAGCGCAATCATTTGCCTTTGTGGGAGAGATAACCGTGGCTTCTGCGCCGACACTTAGCGATGCAATGAAACGCACATGCGACAACCTAAGGCAAGGTGCAACCAGACAGGTCTCGGATTATGAGGCGCGCTTCTCAGTTCTAAAAGGCGCTTGCGACGACCTACTCGCGTCGCTCATCAGAACGGGGTTTGACCCGAAAGAAGCCTGCGAAACAGCCAAGGAATTCTTCGGCAAAGACACGGTGCGCTTTGCAGGCATCGACGGCACAATGTACTCACGCCCACTGTTTGATATGGTTGTGTTCTTCGGGGGGGCTTACGCTGCAACTGGCACCGTAAAATTCTGCAACTCGGCTAAACCGCAGGTTGAATATGACGCTAAGACGCTTGAGCAGAACGTAGGCATGTCCAGCGTTATCCCGATTTACGTTAACGAAATCTTGGATGTGGACCACTCGTTTTCGGCTCCTGAGCAGCCTAGCGAGAACAACCCTGCAAAACCCGCAACGGATGAAGAAATTGCAAATAATTCTTTGATTGCGAATGTAGTTATGACTTTTGCAGAATTCTACTTAGCCTACAAACTTGCCGTTGACCCAACGCAAAACTTTCAGGTACTCCTGCTGGATAGGAGTTTGTCAACGGAGCGCGCCAGCCTTCTTTACGAGAGCAGAAAAACAAGTTTTTGGGTGGAGAAAAGCGCGCTAGTGGGCTACTGCGTCAACGACCAGAAGGTTGATGCGAACGATTTAGCCATGGCAAGACACCACGTTTACAACAAGGCTCTGGGTTTACCTGCTCCACGCGCGGATTTTCTATTTCACGCTATCACATTTCTAGCTGAGCAACATCAGACTTTGACGGAAGCACAAATCTGCCAAGCACTGGCAATAACTGAAGAGAAACGTATTAAACGGGTCCAAAAAACCCTGACTAACTTGGTCAAAAAAGGCATTCTCACATGTGCTGACGGCAATTACACGTTAAACCCCTTGTATGCTGACAGCTGGAACCGAACCAAACAGTTAACAGTCGAAATCGGCGACCAACTCTTCGCCTTAAGAGACACAGCACAAAACGCTGGCTCCATGAAGATAGTCAAAGATGGAAAAGAGCATTGGTTAACAACCATCGACATCACATTTCTAACATTGTTCACCATGCATATGCTAATGGAAGAATGCTGGAAAAAACACATACTCTTAGTCGGCATCACAAAGGACACGTCCGCAAGAGACTTCAAACGCCAACTTGTTCCCATCATGCAGAACGAAGGCTTACTTAAAACGTCAGCAACGAAAGAGGCTCTCTCAGCGCTTCCGAACACTGACCGCATGATTCTCCAGTCAGCAAGCGTCTTCAACCCTCAAGAGATGGTGCCGCCGTGGAGCATGATAGAGTACGATTCAGCTTTTCGAACAATGAAGCCCGACGGGGACAGGGGGCAAGGTTACGTTTTGGGTGTTATCAAGAACAAGATTGGTTTAGAGAAGGCTTTCTTGAAAACCTACGTGCAACTCAGCCAAGCCAAGTCTGACCTGTTACTGCGAAGCAACGTCCTGTTGATTGACCGCCTAGCCTACGCAGAGTTTGACCAAAAACAAGCATGTTGCCTGTCGCTTCTAAACGAAAAGAGCGATGGCGTCAAAGAACCTGTGGAGGTTTTGCTCTACAAAGACAAGTCCGTGTCCAACAAGATACAGAACCTTGTCATGACCCTGCTCGTTGCTATGGCGCCAACTAATATTCCTGAGGCTTTCGGGCACAATAAACCCTTGTTTGCGGCTGACAAGATTGCCAAGTGGAACTATAGCCAGTTCAAAGCCATCGCAGATTCGACGGCTGGCTGGATTTTGAATAATCATAAATTGCGTAAGTTCATATTTTACATGAGTACTTTCAGAGAGAGGCGAGCAAACATTGAACAAACCAGAAGACAAACCAGTTAACCCCCAATGCTTCACAGATTTTGAAGGAAAATTTCACGCACGCTTAGCTGCGGTTATGCCCCGTTACGCTGGCGGCGACGGCGGAGACTCAAAAGTCACGGGCACCAGCGCACGCTACCAGTGCCGAGTCAAAATCGAATACCAAAAAGACCTCATGGGGCTCCTCGAAGAGGGCATGTTGCTTGCGGTTAAGAACTTTAAGCCTTCCTGCGAGGGCGCTGAACGCTACACGCTCATGGAAATCAGCCGCGTCTGGCCTGAACACTTCGGTTTGAGCGGTTTGAGCAACCATGGCTACTATCCGATGCAGTTTGAAATCATCGAGCAGTCTGCGGAGGATTGGCAAACCGACGACAAGTCTACGATGATGATTCAAATCGACGCCATCCCCATAAACTACGACCTCATCATCAAGAACGGCTGCACGTTCGAGTTCGTCAAAGGCTTCTCTTATCCAGTGGTCGGCAGTCCCATCTTTGTCTTAAACAGTGAAATGATTAACCGCATGTACAACCAAAAAATCGCCGCACAACTCGGTGTAGACACAGCAAAATCCTGCGAAGACGCACGGTTAGACCCACGGCTGGGCACGATAAAGATGTTTGAGGCAAGCCAAACCAAAATTCCCATTTACGTTGACTTTGAAAAGTTGATTCGCTACCACTTTGGCGTGTTCGCTTTTACAGGCGGCGGAAAAAGCAACCTCATGTCCAACGTGTTGCGCCGAATTATGCTTCACACTGATAATACTAAAACAGTTATTTTTGATATAAGCTGTGAATATGCGTTTCTATTACTTGATGTTCTTGCTGATTCTAACGTGAATGCCAAACTAATTATGGAGCATCGCATTGATTCGATTGAACAGTTTTACAACTCTGTCGTCAAACCACGGGAATATGAGACAGACGAACGTACTAGAGACGGCTTGCAGGCGATTATGGCTCAGCGTAAACTGTCTTACTATGCTAAGCCCAAGCAGGTGATCCCGACCTATTCCCAAGTAATGGAGGAGCTTGAGAATATACGCAAAGAATCCACTGCTAAGCCCGTCTACATAAACGCTATTGACGCCATTCACGACGATATTCGCCAGTTCGTTGAGGCTAACGGTCTCAGCGAGAACCAAGAGGTCACAGAGGAATTTGTCACCCACTTGGATGTTCTTGCTCGAGAAGCCATGGAAAGCTACAAAATCAATGAAAAAGCAGGTTTGTATGCGTGGGCAACAACAAGAAACAAAATTTTGGACTTATTTAAAAAACGAGAAAACGCTTCAGATAAAACCAGTGAGGGATTAACCGTTGAAGGCATCCGCGAGTTACTTGAAGACAAAACCACAAATCTAGTGGTTATTTCCATCTCAGACCCTTATACAATCAAAGAACTCGCAATTGACCTAACCCGAGACTTACTTGTAAGGCGAAAAAGACGTTTTACAGTGAAACCCTACATCTTAGTCGTTTTTGATGAGGCGCAGGAATTCATCAGCAACAAAGAAGGCGGCATAGAGGGCAAATGCTCAAGTCACGTGGAGACACTGCTCCGCCAAGGACGCAAGTATGGGCTCGGCGTCTGCATAGCCACCCAGCGAATCGCTTACTTAAACACTAACGCGCTCCAGCAGTTGCACACGTATTTTGTGGGCACGCTACCACGACCATACGACAGGATGCTGGTCAGCGACACCTTCATGATTGACAAAGGCATTCTGGAAAAAACGTTAGAGTTCGCGCCCGGTGAATGGTTACTGAGTAGCTACATTGCAACAGGCATGGAGAACGTGCCGATATTCATAAAAGCCGACAACGCTGAAAAAGAAATAGAAAAGTACCTATCAAAAAACCGCGGGTAAAAGCCGTGAGCATTGAGCTCCCAGAAGCCCACATTCTTTCTGGGCAGATGAGTAAAGAGCTATTAGGTAAGGAAGTGGCGGACTGCAAGCTACGGAATGTTTTGAAGTTTCAGGATTTAGGCTTCATAAACATTTACGCATCAGACTTTAACCGATTGCGCGGGGGCAAAATCGAATCGGTAGTTTCAAGGGGCAACGTCATAAGGGTAAAGCTTGATAACGGCACTAACCTGCTTTTGGCTCCTGAATACGGTGGAGTAATACTCTATCACCCAAACAGCAACAGCGCGCCCTCAAAGTTTCACCTAAAAGTCTCCTTCAAAGACGACTGAGCATTAACGGTCACGTTGACTGGTATGGGCATGATCAAAGCGCTCACCGATGAGGAACTCAAAGACAGCTACGTCTACAAACGCGACTTCTCAGCCACCGCCTCGCCGCTGGATGCTGAATTCACTTTTGAACGCTTCACAAAAGACCTTGCAGGCAGAAACGTGAACATCAAAACAGTGCTTGTTGGCAAAGATGCCATCGTAGTGGGTTTGGGTAACAGTGCATTCCAAGATATAATTTACAGAGCCAAAATTCACCCTAAACGAAAAGCTTCCGACTTAAACGAAAAGGAAAAACGTGCGCTCTACGATGCGGTGTAGCTGGTGGTTGAGCAGAGAATCAAGCTGGGCGGAAAAAACCAGTTCATCGGCCTCTACGGAAAACAAGGCACCTATGCGCCAGCAATGGGACCAAACATGAAAGGGAGAGCCTGCACGGTATGCGGTACAATGGTTGAAAAGCTAAGTTTAGGCGGCGGGCAAGTTTACTTCTGTTCACGCTGTTAAAAATAACGTTGTAGAGAGCGCCTAAAAAGTTGCTTTCATCACTTGTAAAGGCTTGAATAGAAATACTTTAAAGGCAAAAAGAACAAAGGCATTTTAGTTGGGCTGTTAGCATGGTAGAAAAACTGTCAAAATCCGACATAGCATTCATAAAACAATTACCCGTGGGTCGCCTTGCCACAGCAACCGAAGACTGCGAGCCAGTAGTGCGTCCAGTCTGGCCTGTTTTCGACGGCGTGTACGTTTACATAGCTTCTGACCCTGACACACCTAAAATAGAACAGATAGAGGCAAACCCGCAAGTCTCCTTAGTTTTTGACGATTACGACCGAAAGAACTGGTCAAACTTTAAAGGCATCCGCATCCAAGGCGAAGCAGAAATTCTCTGGAATGGTGAAGAATACCGATATGCACATGACCTTCTCAAGGAAAAGTATCCAGAGTATCAAACTGAGGAAGGCGGCTGGAAAGAAGGCGAGATACCCATAATCAAAATTACACCCACCGCTTTTAATAAATGGGCTTCAGGCTCAAAATTCTAAAATCAGGAAATAGAAAAATGGGCGTCTATTTTGACCATTGATAATTAGAAAATTCTATAGCATCTATGATGTACTGGGAGAAGTCTTTGCTTTCACACTGGTCGGAGTACATAACAAAGCCATCGAAGGCAAAGAAGTACATGTTTTTCCGTCGATAGATAATTTTCGGCTTAGCGATGCGCACAAGCTCCAGAAAGTTTTTTCTATCAAACTTTACTCGATAAGAACTTGATTCACTTGTCGTTGATGCCGTAGTCGCAGCTATCATTGCTGTTTCACCCACTTTATCACCTAATTGCAATATAGACTATTTTAATATTAACAGTTGCCTAACAAAACTATATAGACTATAATGCCTCCAAACTCAAGCTATTTTTTTCAATAAAAAACTTTTATATCTTAGGGATTGCTCCTTTCTGTAGAAGGTAACTTTTATGGCTGTAAAAATAACACCAGAATATATTGACCTCTTAAACCAAGCGGTTGAACGCGAGTTCAAAGTTTCAATCCAATACTTCCTCCAACACGCAAAAATGGAAAAACTCATACGGCGAACCCTCCCAGAAAACATCCTATTAGACAAAACAACCTATGACGCAATCGGCAAGTTATTGCACGATATTTCGATAACAGAAATGAAGCATGCCGCAGCCATCATGGAACGCATATACTATCTCGGCGGAGAAGCAACCACAAAGTCCAGTAAACCCGAAATCGGCAACAGCATAAGCGAATTCGCAAAACTCGACATGAAAGCTGAAGAAGAAGCACTAAACCTGTACAGAAAAATAATAGAAACATCGGGGCAAATGGGCGATTGGCAAACCCGAGAAATGTTTGAGAAAATCTACCGCGAAGAAGAAGAACATCTCTTCAAATTCCAAGAATACACCGCTTTCCAAGACGAAGTAGAAGAACCAAGCAAGGTTCCCTTGCCTGAGTGGCGCAAAATCTTCACCGACGACTATTATACGTTGCTAAACAAGGCTGTAGCGGCAGAAATCACAGGAATCATCCAGTACACTAACCAGCATGAAAAAGCTGCCCTGCTAGCACTAAGAATGAAAAAAACCCCGCTGGAAGCCATCGCTGACACCAACAAAGCCGACGTTGTAAGCAAACTCCTCAAAGAAATTTTTCTAGTAGAAATGCAGCACCTCGAAAAAATCAGCGAACGCATATACCTAGTTGACGGCGAAGCCACAGTAAACCCAGACCCACTTCCAGTAGTCGGCGAAACAGTAAACGACATGTTACTCCTTGACCACGCACTTGAAAGCAAGGCAATCTCACTTTACCGAGAGATTATCGCTGAAGCTCTAAAGCGGGGCGACACGACCACAAGACGCATGTTTGAAGAGATTGTGCAGCAAGAGGAAGGGCACTTCTGGGACTTCGACGACTTCGTAAGATAACCGCTTCCTTTCAATCTCTTTTTAATTTCTTTAAAGTTTGGTTTTCCCGAAAACTTAAATCTCCAAAGCAACAAGAAGTACATGTGGCAGAGGCGAAGAGGATGAGCGAAGAAGACTATCAGCCTCGTTGCATAAACTGCGGAAACTTTATCGACGATTGTGAATGTGTTTGCCCTTACTGCGGCGAAACAGCGAAATGCACGTGTTGCATAGGCACCGATAAAGCAACTGGCGGCGGATAGCCACTCAAACAAAAAATTTTCGCGATGGGAAGGCAAAATGGTAATTGAAAGTTTAAACTGGATGGCAGGTGGACCGCAAGGAAGCGGCGTTGACACAGCATCCACCATATTCGGCAGAGCCTGCGGTTACGGCGGCTTGTGGGTCTTCGGCAGAAGAGAGTACCATTCAAACATTAAAACCATGCACAGCTACTTTCACCAGCGTGTTTCAAAACAGCCAACGCTAGCAAATATTAGTGATGTGAACTTGCTGGCAGCTTTTGATGCAGAAACGGTTGTGCGTCATGTTGGCGAAGTCGTGAGTGAAGGTGGCATAATCGTTGATTCACGCGAGCTGGGCATCAATGTTCTAAAGGACATCAAGACTTTCTCACAAGAATACAAAACTCAAGTCCAAGAATTCATGCAGAACAATGGGGTTGGCGAAACCATCAGGGACTTCTTAAACTACGCCAAAGAAAGAAAAATTCAGGTTTTCACTGTTCCATACCTTGATTTGCTCAAGCAAGTCGGCGAAAAAATCAACGTAGACAAAATCAGCACGCTTTCAAAAATGATTAATGTCTTAACTATCGGTGTATCTTTTGCGCTTCTAAAGTACGACCGAAAACTCGTTGAAGACGCCATTAAAGCTACCTTCCACGAGAAAATCGTCAACATGAACCTCACAGCCGTAAACACAGCCTATGATTATGCAGAACAAAACTTTGAAGTTAACAATTTCAAGCATAAACTCGAAAAACAAGAAACCAACGAGCCGAGAATTTTCTTAACTGGAAACCAAGCTGTCGCCATGGGCAAAATCCTTGGCGGATGCAGAGTCCAAACATACTACCCCATCACCCCCGCAGCAGACGAGAGCGAATACATAGAAGCCCACGAAATCATAAAAACCAAACAGGGACAAGAAGCAGTAATCGTCCTCCAAACCGAAGACGAAATCGCCGCAGTAAACTCAGCTTCAGGAGCATGCCTAGCAGGCGCACGAGCAGCAACAAGCACTTCAGGACCAGGCTTTTCACTTATGGCTGAAGGCTTAGGCTGGGCAGGCAACAACGAAGTCCCGCTTGTTATCACGCTTTATCAGCGAGGTGGACCATCAACTGGGCAGCCTACAAGGCACAGCCAACAGGACTTGCGCTTTGCAATGCATGCGGCTCACGGCGAATTCGCAAGAATCATCCTTGCTTCAGGCGACATAGAGGAATGCTTCTTTGACGCGGCTGAAGTTTTTAATTTAGCGGAAAAGTATCAGATGCCAGTTATTCACTTGATAGATAAAGGCTCAGCTAACTCGTCCCAAACATATCCAGTCTTTAACTATGGCAATACGAAAATTGATAGAGGGCAGATTGTTTCTGAGCAAGATTACGAAGGCAAAGAATACAAGCGTTTCCAATTCACAGAAACAGGCATCTCTCCAAGAGCCTTCTTAGGAACAAAAAACGCCGTCCACTGGTACACAGGCGACGAACACAACGAGTTTGGCAACATAAACGAGGAACCAATCATAAGGCGACGCATGATGGAGAAACGCATGAAAAAACTCGATTTGGTAGATGCGGAAGTGCCGTTGGAGATGAAGCTTAACTTTTTTGGCGATAAAGACTCAGAAAACACAGTGATTAGTTGGGGTTCACCTAAAGGCGCAATAATTGAAGCCCTAA
This genomic stretch from Candidatus Bathyarchaeota archaeon harbors:
- a CDS encoding ATP-binding protein; amino-acid sequence: MNKPEDKPVNPQCFTDFEGKFHARLAAVMPRYAGGDGGDSKVTGTSARYQCRVKIEYQKDLMGLLEEGMLLAVKNFKPSCEGAERYTLMEISRVWPEHFGLSGLSNHGYYPMQFEIIEQSAEDWQTDDKSTMMIQIDAIPINYDLIIKNGCTFEFVKGFSYPVVGSPIFVLNSEMINRMYNQKIAAQLGVDTAKSCEDARLDPRLGTIKMFEASQTKIPIYVDFEKLIRYHFGVFAFTGGGKSNLMSNVLRRIMLHTDNTKTVIFDISCEYAFLLLDVLADSNVNAKLIMEHRIDSIEQFYNSVVKPREYETDERTRDGLQAIMAQRKLSYYAKPKQVIPTYSQVMEELENIRKESTAKPVYINAIDAIHDDIRQFVEANGLSENQEVTEEFVTHLDVLAREAMESYKINEKAGLYAWATTRNKILDLFKKRENASDKTSEGLTVEGIRELLEDKTTNLVVISISDPYTIKELAIDLTRDLLVRRKRRFTVKPYILVVFDEAQEFISNKEGGIEGKCSSHVETLLRQGRKYGLGVCIATQRIAYLNTNALQQLHTYFVGTLPRPYDRMLVSDTFMIDKGILEKTLEFAPGEWLLSSYIATGMENVPIFIKADNAEKEIEKYLSKNRG
- a CDS encoding pyridoxamine 5'-phosphate oxidase family protein, coding for MVEKLSKSDIAFIKQLPVGRLATATEDCEPVVRPVWPVFDGVYVYIASDPDTPKIEQIEANPQVSLVFDDYDRKNWSNFKGIRIQGEAEILWNGEEYRYAHDLLKEKYPEYQTEEGGWKEGEIPIIKITPTAFNKWASGSKF
- a CDS encoding ferritin-like domain-containing protein, whose amino-acid sequence is MAVKITPEYIDLLNQAVEREFKVSIQYFLQHAKMEKLIRRTLPENILLDKTTYDAIGKLLHDISITEMKHAAAIMERIYYLGGEATTKSSKPEIGNSISEFAKLDMKAEEEALNLYRKIIETSGQMGDWQTREMFEKIYREEEEHLFKFQEYTAFQDEVEEPSKVPLPEWRKIFTDDYYTLLNKAVAAEITGIIQYTNQHEKAALLALRMKKTPLEAIADTNKADVVSKLLKEIFLVEMQHLEKISERIYLVDGEATVNPDPLPVVGETVNDMLLLDHALESKAISLYREIIAEALKRGDTTTRRMFEEIVQQEEGHFWDFDDFVR
- a CDS encoding 2-oxoacid:ferredoxin oxidoreductase subunit alpha: MVIESLNWMAGGPQGSGVDTASTIFGRACGYGGLWVFGRREYHSNIKTMHSYFHQRVSKQPTLANISDVNLLAAFDAETVVRHVGEVVSEGGIIVDSRELGINVLKDIKTFSQEYKTQVQEFMQNNGVGETIRDFLNYAKERKIQVFTVPYLDLLKQVGEKINVDKISTLSKMINVLTIGVSFALLKYDRKLVEDAIKATFHEKIVNMNLTAVNTAYDYAEQNFEVNNFKHKLEKQETNEPRIFLTGNQAVAMGKILGGCRVQTYYPITPAADESEYIEAHEIIKTKQGQEAVIVLQTEDEIAAVNSASGACLAGARAATSTSGPGFSLMAEGLGWAGNNEVPLVITLYQRGGPSTGQPTRHSQQDLRFAMHAAHGEFARIILASGDIEECFFDAAEVFNLAEKYQMPVIHLIDKGSANSSQTYPVFNYGNTKIDRGQIVSEQDYEGKEYKRFQFTETGISPRAFLGTKNAVHWYTGDEHNEFGNINEEPIIRRRMMEKRMKKLDLVDAEVPLEMKLNFFGDKDSENTVISWGSPKGAIIEALNQLKEEGYSLGFIQVRMIHPLPSAQIREMLQNKKRVIDIEDNYTAQLASIITEKALVKPNYYVLKYTGRPMMTTEVYNAIKLILTDQAPSRQVLMNGA